A genomic region of Thermogemmata fonticola contains the following coding sequences:
- a CDS encoding DUF1559 family PulG-like putative transporter yields the protein MRGFSSPVWRRGFTLIELLVVIAIIAILIGLLLPAVQKVREAAARADCSNRLKQIALATINAADTHEGKLPPSIGLYPRNAQAHYNTNGGLYLHILQFIEEQPMLEQTRSQPDPDGRNGSFITYSQWVYVPDRGRTKKLLCPAEYTDPQDNWARSSYGVNGRIFRHVYPGWGLGYTRYPSHITDGTSNTIFFTEKLARCNSSTLGLEWSSGAYNENYWPDWGSILYPMPQDMSGTPTGAASAPQIQPPTSNGVGICNGARASSPHVGGIQTALGDGSVRFVSQRVSGLTWWAALTPNLGDQLGNDW from the coding sequence ATGAGAGGGTTTTCTTCTCCGGTGTGGCGTCGTGGTTTTACGCTGATTGAGTTGTTGGTGGTGATTGCGATTATTGCGATTTTGATTGGGTTGCTGTTGCCCGCGGTGCAGAAGGTGCGGGAGGCGGCGGCGCGTGCGGACTGTTCGAATCGTTTGAAGCAGATTGCGTTGGCGACGATCAATGCGGCGGACACGCATGAGGGGAAGCTGCCGCCGTCCATCGGCCTCTACCCCCGCAATGCCCAAGCCCATTACAACACGAATGGCGGGCTGTACCTCCACATTTTGCAGTTCATCGAAGAACAGCCGATGCTGGAACAGACGCGTTCGCAGCCGGACCCGGATGGTCGGAATGGGAGTTTCATAACCTATTCGCAGTGGGTGTATGTGCCGGATCGTGGTCGGACGAAGAAGTTGTTGTGTCCGGCGGAGTATACGGACCCGCAGGACAATTGGGCGCGTTCGAGTTATGGGGTGAATGGCCGCATCTTCCGGCATGTGTATCCAGGCTGGGGTCTGGGCTACACCCGCTATCCGTCCCATATCACCGATGGAACGTCGAACACGATTTTCTTCACGGAGAAGTTGGCGCGGTGCAATTCCTCCACCCTGGGGTTGGAGTGGAGCAGCGGCGCGTACAACGAGAACTACTGGCCGGACTGGGGATCGATCCTCTACCCGATGCCACAAGACATGAGCGGCACGCCGACGGGTGCGGCCTCGGCGCCGCAGATTCAGCCGCCGACCTCCAACGGTGTGGGAATCTGCAACGGAGCGCGGGCCAGTTCGCCGCACGTGGGTGGGATTCAGACGGCGTTGGGGGACGGCAGCGTGCGCTTTGTGTCGCAGCGGGTTTCCGGTCTGACCTGGTGGGCCGCCCTGACCCCCAACTTGGGAGACCAACTGGGTAACGACTGGTAA
- a CDS encoding DUF1549 domain-containing protein translates to MKPVQQRGLRVYWGVCLLVLWGGERVWSAEGPQGGEGKLVVYPAEVKLTGRRAEQRLVVLGPAGAGGVRDWSREAQWQVENEQVAAVEGGVVRPRGDGQTVVRVRAGGQEAAVPVRVERYAADELVDFVREVEPILTKAGCNSGGCHGAALGRGGFRLSLFGFDPAFDYAQIVRSSEGRRVVVAEPDRSILLAKPALVMEHGGGERLRRGSRDYEVLAQWLADGAPGPSGTDVEVVGLEVFPPARSLGNGEQQQLAVTAIWSDGRRTDATRHAQYDSLNEGVAEVTSDGLVRAKGPGQTHIMIRFGGQASVAQITWPYARLTSFPEYPTENIIDRLLVEKWKELGLTPSPVCSDEEFLRRLYLDALGRLPTPAEVRAFLADSGADKRQRAVETVLQRGEFADWWALRWGDLLRINRTALQEKGMWSFHNWVRAQMRDNVPLDRFVREIITAEGSTFMDGPANFFRIGRTAEDWAESTAQVFLGIRIGCARCHHHPFEKWSQDDYYGLTAFFVRIGTKGSQEFGLFGQETVVFVRSTGEAMHPRRGSFVAPRPLDGDKKQSWDDPLDRRFRLAEWLTSPENRLFARNLANRIWGYTMGRGLVEPLDDMRATNPPVHPALLEALADELIRSKYDLKHLLRLIFTSRAYQLSAQVTPGNQADAANVYFTRRVVRRLTAEQLADALDDLTGSPEKYPGLPPGTRAVQLPDSEVASYFLDTFGRPARQVLCECERTSTPNLAQAMHLLNGAVLQRKLADPNGRIDKLLAAKTPLPQIVEELYLAAWSRRPSADELKKAESWVRSAPNLREGLQDLVWVLANSREFLFNY, encoded by the coding sequence ATGAAGCCAGTCCAGCAGCGTGGGTTGCGGGTGTATTGGGGTGTGTGCCTTCTGGTGCTCTGGGGTGGCGAGCGGGTGTGGTCCGCGGAAGGTCCGCAAGGGGGGGAGGGAAAGCTGGTGGTGTATCCGGCCGAGGTGAAGCTGACCGGCCGGCGGGCGGAGCAGCGGCTAGTGGTGCTAGGGCCGGCGGGAGCTGGCGGAGTGCGCGACTGGAGCCGGGAGGCGCAGTGGCAGGTCGAGAATGAGCAGGTGGCGGCGGTGGAAGGGGGCGTGGTGCGTCCGCGGGGTGATGGGCAGACGGTGGTGCGCGTGCGGGCGGGGGGACAGGAGGCGGCGGTCCCGGTGCGGGTGGAGCGCTACGCGGCGGATGAACTCGTGGATTTCGTGCGGGAAGTGGAACCGATCCTGACCAAGGCGGGATGCAACAGCGGCGGGTGCCATGGGGCGGCGTTGGGACGCGGCGGCTTCCGGCTGTCGCTCTTCGGGTTCGACCCGGCCTTCGATTATGCCCAGATCGTGCGGAGCAGCGAAGGGCGGCGCGTGGTGGTGGCCGAGCCGGACCGGAGCATTCTACTGGCTAAGCCGGCCTTGGTCATGGAGCACGGGGGCGGGGAACGCCTGCGGCGGGGCAGCCGGGATTACGAAGTCCTGGCCCAATGGCTGGCGGACGGAGCGCCGGGACCGAGCGGCACCGACGTGGAAGTCGTGGGCCTGGAGGTGTTCCCCCCAGCGCGGAGCTTGGGAAACGGGGAGCAGCAGCAACTGGCGGTGACGGCGATCTGGTCCGATGGACGGCGGACAGATGCCACACGGCATGCCCAGTACGACAGCCTCAACGAAGGCGTCGCGGAAGTGACAAGTGACGGCTTGGTGCGGGCGAAAGGGCCGGGGCAGACGCACATCATGATCCGCTTCGGCGGCCAGGCAAGTGTGGCTCAGATCACCTGGCCATATGCCCGGCTGACTTCTTTCCCGGAATATCCGACGGAGAACATCATCGATCGGCTGCTAGTGGAAAAGTGGAAGGAGCTGGGGCTGACGCCGTCGCCGGTGTGCAGTGATGAGGAGTTCCTGCGGCGGCTGTATCTGGATGCGCTGGGTCGGCTGCCGACACCGGCGGAAGTGCGGGCTTTCCTGGCGGACTCCGGCGCGGACAAGCGCCAGCGAGCGGTGGAGACGGTGCTCCAGCGGGGCGAATTCGCGGATTGGTGGGCCTTGCGCTGGGGGGACCTGCTGCGGATCAACCGCACGGCGTTGCAAGAGAAAGGCATGTGGAGTTTCCACAACTGGGTGCGGGCGCAGATGCGGGACAACGTGCCGCTGGACCGCTTCGTGCGCGAAATCATCACGGCGGAAGGCAGCACCTTCATGGACGGCCCGGCGAACTTCTTCCGCATCGGACGGACGGCGGAGGACTGGGCGGAAAGTACGGCCCAAGTGTTTCTGGGAATCCGTATCGGGTGTGCCCGGTGCCATCACCATCCGTTCGAGAAATGGAGCCAGGATGATTACTACGGCCTGACGGCCTTTTTCGTCCGGATCGGCACGAAGGGAAGCCAGGAGTTCGGCCTGTTCGGCCAAGAGACGGTGGTATTCGTGCGCTCGACGGGTGAGGCCATGCATCCGCGCCGCGGGAGCTTTGTCGCGCCTCGGCCTCTGGATGGAGACAAGAAGCAATCCTGGGACGATCCGCTGGATCGGCGCTTCCGCCTGGCCGAGTGGCTGACCAGTCCGGAGAACCGCCTCTTCGCCCGGAACCTGGCCAACCGCATCTGGGGTTACACGATGGGCCGGGGATTGGTGGAACCGCTGGACGACATGCGGGCGACAAACCCGCCGGTGCATCCCGCCCTGCTGGAAGCCCTGGCCGACGAGTTGATCCGCAGCAAATACGACCTCAAGCATCTGTTGCGGCTCATCTTCACCAGCCGAGCCTATCAGCTCTCGGCCCAGGTGACGCCTGGGAACCAGGCGGATGCCGCCAATGTCTATTTCACCCGGCGGGTGGTGCGGCGACTGACAGCGGAACAACTGGCGGACGCCCTGGACGACCTGACGGGCAGTCCAGAGAAGTATCCGGGGTTGCCGCCGGGAACGCGCGCCGTGCAGTTGCCGGATAGCGAGGTGGCGTCCTACTTCCTGGACACCTTTGGGCGTCCGGCCCGGCAGGTGCTCTGCGAATGCGAGCGGACCAGCACACCTAACCTGGCCCAAGCGATGCATCTGCTCAACGGCGCGGTCCTCCAGCGGAAGCTGGCCGATCCCAACGGGCGGATCGACAAACTGCTGGCCGCTAAGACGCCGCTGCCGCAGATCGTCGAGGAGTTGTACCTGGCCGCCTGGTCACGCCGCCCCAGTGCCGATGAACTTAAGAAGGCGGAAAGCTGGGTCCGCTCCGCGCCGAACCTGCGCGAGGGATTGCAGGACCTGGTCTGGGTGCTGGCCAACAGCCGGGAGTTCCTGTTCAACTACTGA
- a CDS encoding HEAT repeat domain-containing protein, which yields MNLNRWFCPKCGESYVMQTTSAKAHCPGCGVALVPLAREGAVTPGSSWNPGGAEGTPAASAGPPRPATPAAPPAAPIPITPARIVPPPPLPTPPAPAAVPLAYSPPPASAPGARPPSAVGLPAPAAPAGRMGAGSGVARRPVPPAAPAAPTPSSPSSTGLILLLIGIPLFLILLAGAGIGGYYYYTQYVKNENVSQGGGGSGDGGGSQPPGGGGGNGDGSPPDIPPPPPPSDGPLSPQDIAREMTRCSVLLAVKKGLRTYYQTGCIIDTSHRLAVTSSQIFTQQNNPEITVYFPMYEKTSNNLVHDFSRYKSSSSPAFRTKGRAVLLYSQANLVLLQLQQLAPNAQAAVLPLQSTVQPDQKVYTLRNTVAGRSKLWQLTQDTVQPKKNNNFLDDLEDLLDANEKLLQGSKQMLETFGLDELAEEMKADELQEMIDSERQMLRSLRKLVDPNMPENRQAVFATRTVSDKDVNGGPVANDNGELVGLMVQRNPRNRQTCFNIRVSEIENLVNEYFKKQNQTWTPVRGRQARAEAQAKQYVEQLLQVVEKGTAEERSKALQKLGEQKSRAQAAIPVLLRLLPTADPKLQQEIEQILYLLGAPSPEMAKALLDALDSSSPAARLYAAKMFAQGTPTLPDVDVAILVAKLSKYPPEIQKLLVTAIGKNGELSHIRLIELAEITQGTVQAELIAKLYALPPPDASCTAHLVKCLQSPSPALRNYAIRMFANNTPPLPQEQLALAVELLKVAQGEARRDLYKILKQAGLAGRSVALGVVLEGVADPDAEIAELAKELLATYGQAHINDKPLLLEKLRHNHPEVRQRALTLLVPLCSEAEQAKIWVEAIRDPNLEIRRLAAQNALKHPLLQAQLEQLVPPLFKDTDLSIRRMAVQCLQQRPQLARGLLVELIARYQGMTEDNPELAQEVALLLAMVVPPETQHLILLRDLLRHSHGPVRREAALRLKEMKTDASEAVPDLIERLQKDEDLRVRAAAVQALQAIGPRVADKVIPILDQILTNYTPHPELKAEEGGENGKISPQEELLIAAIQALGSFGTRGRNILEAHCRNTRLSFPAREAIGIHLASLNDQSDEILLALIELAEQSEKVRPAIAEAVIRRPNTVIVNEMLLATSAWKPPSRAGGQRNVPYPLDYRSWAIDTLGRLRLNDLNSELRERVVKRLTYLAENDSNPQINAAGRVALKRLKLGN from the coding sequence ATGAATCTGAACCGCTGGTTTTGCCCGAAGTGCGGGGAGTCCTATGTGATGCAAACCACCTCGGCCAAGGCACACTGTCCTGGCTGTGGGGTCGCTTTGGTGCCACTGGCTCGCGAAGGAGCGGTGACGCCGGGGTCCTCATGGAATCCTGGCGGTGCAGAGGGCACACCCGCGGCTTCTGCCGGGCCGCCGCGCCCCGCTACCCCTGCCGCTCCGCCTGCCGCACCGATTCCGATTACGCCCGCCCGCATCGTGCCGCCTCCGCCGCTGCCTACCCCTCCGGCTCCTGCCGCCGTTCCGCTGGCTTACAGTCCGCCGCCGGCTTCCGCACCGGGAGCACGCCCACCTTCCGCAGTGGGGTTGCCGGCCCCCGCCGCTCCGGCTGGCCGAATGGGAGCCGGTTCTGGGGTAGCCCGCCGTCCCGTTCCCCCCGCCGCCCCCGCTGCGCCAACGCCCTCCTCCCCCTCCTCCACGGGACTGATCCTCCTCCTCATCGGCATCCCCCTTTTCCTGATCCTGCTCGCCGGCGCCGGCATCGGGGGTTATTACTACTACACGCAATACGTCAAAAACGAAAATGTATCCCAGGGTGGAGGGGGTTCCGGCGATGGGGGAGGATCGCAACCGCCTGGCGGCGGTGGGGGCAATGGGGACGGATCGCCTCCTGACATCCCGCCACCTCCGCCGCCCTCGGATGGCCCCCTGTCTCCTCAGGACATCGCGCGGGAGATGACCCGCTGCTCGGTCCTCCTGGCCGTCAAGAAAGGTTTACGGACCTACTACCAAACGGGTTGCATCATCGACACCTCCCATCGCCTGGCGGTCACCAGTAGCCAAATCTTCACCCAGCAAAACAACCCGGAGATTACGGTCTATTTCCCGATGTACGAGAAAACCTCGAACAATCTGGTCCATGACTTCTCGCGGTACAAGAGCAGCTCTTCCCCAGCATTCCGCACGAAGGGCCGAGCGGTCCTGCTCTATTCGCAGGCCAACCTGGTTTTGCTCCAACTGCAGCAGCTTGCTCCGAACGCTCAGGCCGCCGTTCTTCCATTGCAATCCACGGTGCAACCGGACCAGAAGGTCTACACCCTGCGCAACACGGTGGCGGGCCGCTCGAAATTGTGGCAGCTGACGCAGGACACGGTCCAGCCCAAGAAGAATAACAACTTCCTCGACGACCTCGAGGATTTGCTCGATGCCAATGAAAAACTTCTCCAAGGGAGTAAGCAGATGCTTGAGACTTTCGGCCTCGATGAGCTGGCCGAAGAGATGAAAGCCGATGAACTCCAGGAGATGATCGACAGCGAGCGCCAGATGTTGCGAAGCCTCAGGAAGCTGGTGGATCCAAACATGCCCGAAAATCGACAGGCGGTCTTCGCCACCCGCACGGTCAGCGACAAGGATGTCAACGGTGGACCCGTGGCCAACGACAATGGCGAATTGGTGGGGCTGATGGTGCAACGCAATCCCCGGAACCGCCAGACCTGCTTCAACATCCGTGTTTCCGAAATCGAAAATCTGGTCAACGAATACTTCAAAAAGCAGAATCAGACCTGGACGCCGGTTCGCGGACGGCAGGCGAGGGCCGAGGCGCAGGCCAAGCAATACGTTGAGCAATTGCTCCAAGTCGTTGAAAAAGGGACGGCCGAGGAACGGAGCAAGGCCCTCCAGAAGCTCGGAGAGCAAAAGTCCCGTGCTCAGGCGGCCATTCCGGTGCTGCTGCGCCTACTGCCGACGGCGGATCCGAAGTTGCAACAGGAGATTGAACAGATTCTCTATCTCTTGGGAGCGCCGTCCCCGGAGATGGCCAAGGCGCTCCTCGATGCTCTGGATTCCTCCTCCCCCGCCGCTCGCCTTTACGCCGCCAAGATGTTCGCCCAGGGTACGCCGACCCTTCCCGACGTCGACGTTGCGATTCTCGTCGCCAAACTGTCGAAGTATCCGCCGGAAATCCAGAAACTGCTCGTTACCGCCATTGGAAAAAACGGCGAGCTGAGCCACATCCGCCTCATCGAACTGGCCGAGATCACGCAGGGTACAGTGCAGGCGGAGTTGATCGCCAAGCTCTATGCGCTGCCGCCGCCGGATGCCTCCTGCACCGCTCACCTGGTCAAGTGCTTGCAGTCTCCCTCGCCGGCTTTGCGGAATTACGCCATCCGCATGTTTGCCAACAATACGCCGCCGTTGCCGCAGGAACAGCTCGCGTTGGCAGTGGAATTGCTCAAGGTCGCCCAGGGGGAAGCACGCCGGGACTTGTACAAAATCCTCAAGCAGGCCGGTCTGGCGGGTCGCAGCGTGGCGCTGGGAGTGGTCCTGGAAGGCGTGGCGGACCCCGACGCTGAGATTGCGGAGCTAGCCAAGGAATTGCTCGCCACCTACGGCCAAGCCCATATCAATGACAAGCCGCTGCTCCTGGAGAAGCTGCGCCATAACCATCCCGAGGTTCGGCAGCGCGCCCTGACCCTGCTGGTGCCCCTCTGTAGCGAGGCAGAACAGGCGAAAATCTGGGTCGAGGCGATCCGGGACCCGAACCTAGAAATCCGCCGCCTGGCTGCGCAAAACGCCTTGAAGCACCCGCTATTGCAAGCTCAACTCGAACAACTCGTCCCGCCTCTGTTCAAGGATACCGATCTCTCGATTCGCCGGATGGCGGTGCAGTGTTTGCAACAGCGTCCCCAACTAGCCCGCGGCTTGCTCGTTGAACTGATCGCCCGTTATCAGGGGATGACGGAAGATAACCCGGAGCTGGCTCAGGAAGTCGCCCTTCTGCTGGCGATGGTCGTACCGCCGGAGACGCAGCATCTGATTCTGTTGCGGGATTTGTTGCGGCATTCGCATGGTCCGGTCCGCCGGGAGGCCGCCCTGCGCCTCAAGGAAATGAAAACGGATGCGTCCGAGGCGGTTCCCGATCTGATCGAGCGGCTTCAGAAGGATGAGGACCTGCGGGTGCGCGCCGCCGCGGTGCAGGCCCTTCAGGCTATTGGCCCACGTGTGGCGGACAAGGTCATCCCTATACTGGATCAAATCCTGACCAACTACACGCCCCATCCCGAATTGAAGGCCGAGGAGGGCGGGGAAAACGGCAAGATCAGCCCGCAGGAGGAACTGCTCATCGCGGCGATCCAGGCGCTGGGTTCCTTCGGCACCCGCGGGCGTAACATTCTCGAAGCGCACTGCCGCAATACCCGCCTCAGCTTTCCAGCCCGCGAAGCGATCGGCATCCATCTGGCCAGCCTGAACGATCAGTCCGATGAGATTCTCCTGGCCCTGATCGAGCTGGCAGAGCAGAGCGAGAAGGTGCGGCCGGCCATCGCGGAAGCGGTCATCCGTCGGCCCAACACGGTGATTGTGAACGAAATGCTCCTGGCCACTTCCGCCTGGAAGCCTCCCAGCCGCGCCGGAGGACAGCGGAACGTGCCCTATCCCCTCGACTATCGCTCCTGGGCCATCGATACTCTGGGCCGATTGCGGCTCAACGACCTGAACTCCGAGCTGCGCGAGCGTGTGGTCAAACGCCTGACCTACCTGGCTGAGAACGACTCCAATCCCCAAATCAATGCCGCGGGCCGGGTGGCCTTGAAGCGCCTCAAATTGGGCAACTGA
- a CDS encoding carboxypeptidase-like regulatory domain-containing protein, with translation MNARVGFSLSRGVVGAAVLALGILACSPPTGSVSGKVTYKGQPLKGGYVAFINSSGGQTFSAPIQEDGSYQIPKITGGSYKVTVETESLKPQGETKGVPFKSVSKEGPPKENLPPKLNLPGNPADYGYKMASPGAQMDRYVPIPRKYADPDQSGLKFDFRGGNQTYDINLSD, from the coding sequence ATGAATGCACGCGTAGGGTTTTCGCTAAGCCGGGGAGTGGTAGGGGCCGCGGTGCTTGCTCTGGGCATCTTGGCCTGTTCGCCGCCCACGGGATCGGTCAGTGGCAAGGTGACCTACAAAGGCCAGCCGCTCAAGGGGGGGTACGTCGCCTTTATCAACTCCAGCGGCGGGCAGACATTTTCCGCTCCGATTCAGGAAGACGGCAGCTATCAGATTCCCAAAATCACTGGCGGGAGTTACAAGGTCACGGTCGAGACGGAGTCGCTCAAGCCGCAGGGGGAGACGAAAGGCGTGCCGTTCAAGAGCGTGTCCAAGGAAGGTCCGCCGAAGGAGAATCTGCCCCCCAAGTTGAATTTGCCCGGCAATCCGGCGGATTACGGGTATAAAATGGCTTCACCGGGAGCTCAGATGGATCGTTACGTGCCCATTCCCCGTAAGTATGCCGACCCGGACCAATCAGGCCTGAAGTTCGATTTTCGGGGTGGGAACCAGACGTATGACATCAATCTGAGCGACTGA
- a CDS encoding DUF1559 family PulG-like putative transporter, translated as MRGYSLLGWRRGFTLIELLVVIAIIAILIGLLLPAVQKVREAAARADCSNRLKQIALATINAADTHEGKLPPSIGLYPRNAQANYNSNGGIFLHILPFIEEQVMFDQTRSQPDPDGRNGSFITYSQWVYVPDRGRTKKLLCPAEYTDPQDNWARSSYGVNGRVFRNVYPGWGLGYTRYPAAITDGTSNTIFFSEKLARCNSGNYNENYWPDWGPVFSSPDLGGTPTGAASAPQIQPPTSNGIGICDGGRASSPHVGGIQTALGDGSVRFVSQRVSGLTWWAALTPNVGDQLGNDW; from the coding sequence ATGAGAGGTTACTCACTCCTGGGGTGGCGTCGTGGTTTTACGCTGATTGAGTTGTTGGTAGTGATTGCGATTATTGCGATTTTGATTGGGTTGCTGTTGCCCGCGGTGCAGAAGGTGCGGGAGGCGGCGGCGCGTGCGGATTGTTCGAATCGTTTGAAGCAGATTGCGTTGGCGACGATCAATGCGGCGGACACGCATGAGGGGAAGCTGCCGCCGTCCATCGGCCTCTATCCCCGCAATGCCCAGGCCAACTATAACTCCAACGGCGGTATCTTTCTGCACATCCTGCCGTTTATCGAAGAGCAAGTGATGTTTGACCAGACGCGTTCGCAGCCGGACCCGGATGGTCGGAATGGGAGTTTCATAACCTATTCGCAGTGGGTGTATGTGCCGGATCGTGGTCGGACGAAGAAGTTGTTGTGTCCGGCGGAGTATACGGACCCGCAGGACAATTGGGCGCGTTCGAGTTATGGGGTGAATGGCCGCGTCTTCCGGAATGTGTATCCGGGTTGGGGCTTGGGCTACACTCGCTATCCCGCGGCCATCACGGATGGCACGTCCAATACGATCTTCTTCTCCGAGAAGTTGGCGCGGTGCAATTCCGGGAACTACAACGAGAACTATTGGCCGGATTGGGGTCCGGTGTTCTCTTCGCCGGACTTAGGAGGCACGCCGACGGGTGCGGCATCGGCCCCGCAGATTCAGCCGCCGACCTCCAATGGTATCGGGATTTGTGATGGCGGTCGGGCCAGTTCGCCGCACGTGGGTGGGATTCAGACGGCGTTGGGGGATGGCAGCGTGCGCTTTGTGTCGCAGCGGGTTTCCGGTCTGACCTGGTGGGCCGCTCTCACCCCCAATGTCGGGGATCAGTTGGGTAACGATTGGTAA